Proteins from a single region of Gossypium arboreum isolate Shixiya-1 chromosome 1, ASM2569848v2, whole genome shotgun sequence:
- the LOC108458437 gene encoding uncharacterized protein LOC108458437, with the protein MERTLWGHLPLLVRANSKESVEYILQTLWRTRKTGLDADDRRLICQMLQLQNESDLDPLLVCLRMLMRKCVYENISKDDIQKLFPSEVLPELQRLLTLLLQKFQREWRADVHMDKVSLPRLKTMTWNLATQDSEVREPVAVINLKLQNDMQCPQESDLSFQLAKETLDTMLKSVYSIRDQLSNMGET; encoded by the exons ATGGAGCGTACGCTTTGGGGACATCTACCCTTGTTAGTAAGAGCCAACTCCAAAGAATCGGTGGAATATATTCTTCAAACCCTTTGGAGAACCCGGAAGACTGGTCTCGACGCCGACGACCGTCGACTCATCTGCCAAATGCTTCAGCTCCAAAACGAGTCCGACCTTGACCCA CTTCTAGTATGTCTCCGCATGTTAATGCGTAAATGTGTTTATGAGAACATCAGCAAAGATGATATTCAAAAGCTGTTTCCTAGTGAGGTTCTTCCTGAATTACAAAGACTGTTGACACTTTTGCTGCAAAAGTTTCAAAGAGAATGGCGTGCAGATGTACACATGGATAAG GTTTCTTTGCCACGCTTAAAGACAATGACTTGGAATTTGGCAACTCAGGACAGTGAAGTGAGGGAACCAGTGGCTGTTATCAATTTGAAG CTCCAAAATGATATGCAGTGTCCACAAGAGTCGGATTTGTCATTCCAATTAGCCAAAGAAACCCTGGATACAATGCTGAAGTCTGTGTACAGTATAAGAGATCAGTTGTCGAATATG GGTGAGACATAA